The region AGGGTCAAATAGGAAGGCTTTTACAGTTGTTTCACTAAATGGATATGATGTGCCCATTAAATTATGTTACTAATGCATTTTTGCAACTGTATGTTACTTCTCCTTTCAGCTTAGTGTGGAGAAGTAAGCTCCTTACACTATTGGCAAATACtcttatttattgaaaatgtggtTCTTGTCTGACATTCAAATGTTGGGAAACtgataaaatacatacataatacatacatacgaCTAAGATTCTGGGAATTTTTGAGTTGTTGTAactgtagaaaaatattttttaaaaaaagccaagaaATGAGGCATATCAattctctctgtgtttatcttaaatataattttcagtcATGGTCATGAAATAGGCAAACATAACCAGGTTTGTGGTCATATTAATGGTGTTGTTACAATTCCCTTAGGGTGTAGACTCACAGGACTCTCCCATGGGATTCTGTAATTCTTGACACCCTTCCTCCACTTCCCTAGTAGTGTTTGGCCTGAAGGTGGTGTGATGGAGTATATAGGGGGTGGAAAGCTAACTGAAGGCAAGCCTCTACTGAAGAAGCTGTCTTCCCTGGGTATCCAAGCTGCCGTGTGACATCTCAGAGatgcatctgtctttgtctcagcaATGGTCCTCCTGTAAGTGTTGCTTTTACTCATGTTCTTGTGGATAAGATTAAGAAATGCATTGTTTTATCAAGCTCAGTATAGATGGCCTGTGTTTCTAATGTCAAAAGTGCCCTATCTGGGAAAAATTACCCCTTTTTGCTTTTCATGGCTTACCTGAAGTAAGGGAACATAGAGCTGAGAAACTTCTTCTTAATTATTCTAAAATGATGCTGCACAGTGAACCCCTAGACCAGTAGTTTTTAAAGAAGAGTCTACCTTCTTCTTAGAAGATGCATGTCAATGTCTTGAGAAGTTTAGGATCCCTTAGTGAGTAAGAAAACGAATGTTTCTGATACCTAGTGAGTGGAAACCAAGAATGTTTCTGTGCAACCTCCATGCAAAAAAATCAAGGTATAGTAAAAAATTCAAAATTGCAGAAATGGAGATCTTTTTAAATGAGAACAAAAGGAATCTATTGGTAATATTCTTTCCAGGGTCAGGCATTTCTATATGTTGCTAGATCTGAATGAatctaaagaaaatttcaaagcagGATAGTGATATAGACAAGCTTAGAGTATGTGATTATTAAACAGCTTTGACAATTTTATTCAACCAAAattccatttcaaaagaaaaacagcataGCGTCAAGCATTTGTCTCTAGAAAATTGATGATACTTTCAAGAATAATGAATTAGTAATAATGatacaataaattttaaaggactaaaaaacaaaatcatcagTCTCTAAAACTCACCTCGGTGAAATCTCTACAAATAGTAAATATGAGGAATGTGTATAAGCATAGTTTAATATAAAGATATATGTTGTATacaaaacatttgaaattattaTGAATTTATCAACTTCAACATGTGTAATATAAGTTATTTGACCGTCTTATCTCTTTTTTAGCTAAACATGTGAAAATTAGCTTGTTGTAAAGAAATTTGGCATACCTATTTTCCAATATTTCAGTTCAGACAGTTTAGTATATATCAATCTTTACCAAATTCAtgcttttttattggacatttccAACTACATTTATTAAAGTTACATGGACATTGGGGACTTGTACCAGAAATATTTCAGGTTAATGTAGTTAGAGGCAGATAGATTTCAATTTCATACTTACACACCTGATCAGCCTTTTAGAGTGTAAATTATTAGTATGTTACAACTGTGTTTCAGTAAGTATAATGAAAGGCAAATTGATGATGCAATCATCAATGAGTCACTGTCACAGATTGCAAAGGCACATGGTAGTACAAGCAGAAAAATAGCAGACACACTCAACTCATAGGCAATCTATGACACAATGCTTCACTTTTTATATGTAAGACCAATAAGGCAACACTGGACATAAAGAGTACATATGTAGCTCCTGCCACACAGATGCATAGCAAGAGCTCACAAGCGTGTAGGATGTAACAAGTAAAGTGCAAAGACCACAATGTGTCCTTTCTGATTCAACATACTGATTCTAGGACTATGGAAAATCGGGAAAACTCAGTCTGCCATCATTTTCATCAATATAATGGGATAATAAAAGTCGAGAATGCCTGGTGACTGCTTTAAACATTAGACTCAAGGGAAGTAATCTTAAGATTTTAGCAAAGGGACAAAGGTATGAGATGACAATGGTTAGTTAGAAAATCCATACTATGACATTGGTTTCATGGGGAAACTGTCTTCATCTTCCATGCCAGCAATCCAAAACTCATGTCTTTATTTAGATCACATAGGAAAATGAATCAAATCAATGAACTGTGCTGTCTTTGTCAGTACCCTAAATGCTGCTATCTGGCACTGAATTACAAATGCAAACTGGTGAAAATTGTACACTAAGCATCACCAGAAACCATCAAGACGTTAACCTGCCTGGAGAGAAAGACTATCTCATCCTGGATCATATTTAAGTTAAGatagaaagaaatgtttgcaAAAGTACAGAAACATTCTTAGGAGTAACAGAAAGATGCAGGaagtcttctatttttctttcaaactatAAACCTGTGCATGTATAATTAGCTAAATCTAAGACACAAAAAATTATCCCCCCACCCAGAccaaaaaatattaatttgtatAAGGTACAGAGGACATCTTCCACTTTCCTAGACAGGGTGATTGTTGagagcatcaaaaaaaaaaatactttagcaTGACTCCTCTTCTTAACAGGGACAGTCCTCTTGCTGCTGGTGTCCAACCTGCTTCTGTGGGAGAACACAGCCTCTGCTATGAGAGCTAAACTGTTGAATGTCCACAACTATACATCCTATGGAGACACTTGGAATCAGGCAATTAAGATATCCCAGGACATGAATCAGTACATTTCAGATCTGTCCACTCACGTTGTAAGTACCCTCACTCATCTCCTAGAGTTCTCACAGACTGTATATCATGGCAATGAAGCTGAGAGGCAAAAAGCATCATGAACTAACTTCAATATAATATACCTTTATAAGAAAAAGCTTAAGCTACTAAAATATGAAATGGAAGAACAGCACACTTTGATGAAATGCCAAATGTATGCTAAGACTACACTGACCGTTTCTTTATAATTCAACTTTTACTTTAATTGATTCTTGTAATATGAGAGTATAAGGTTGAAGAAATGCTTTGGTTATCTATGCCTTTCTAGAGGAGACATAAGTCCTTTGGTATCCCTCATTTAGGGCACTataaatatccaattaagaaCTGCTTCACAGTGAATTTAGGGgatagaatagaattaaagagaCTAAGAAtaaatgaggaaggaagaaaaataagcaagtaaCTACAGAAATCCCCAAATGCTAACAACTACCATTGAACTAAGTCCAAGACATGAGCTTATATTGGTAGGTCTAGTTTAGAGCTAAAAACAGTTCCTCTACTCTTGATGAATGTCATTTAAGGCAATATGCCATCTGTTTTAGAATAGTATAAGACACAACAACAGATAGGGACTTCAGGACATCAATtagcatttaagaaaaaaagtttatgGTAAATACACATTTCTATCATACATTATATTCACTAATTTTTCTATCACTTCATAATTATCCCAGCATTCCTTTCAATCTATCACAAATTTTCTCAGCAATAGTTTGATGACAATCTGCTGAGTGAGTATACTGAACTAACTGtagtaattaaataaatacatattggcTGATGtttacaaaattaatattttgtcgATTTTTAAGTGACTCATTGTTTAATATTCCCTAATATATTACACTCAATAGTTTAGAACTCACTTTGTTTGCCATGACACAAGAATACTGTGAATTTATATCCATTTTTGGTACAGGATACCTGTGTAGCTACAGAAGGTTTGAAAAATGAGCTCCATTTGGATGATGCCTGGTTAAGCAAGCATCATTTTGgatcaaaaagaaattaaaaaaatgaataaaaatatacaaggaCTTTGGTAGGGCACAAATACTACTCAAATATTACTATATTGCAACACTTATTTTTGCACTCTTATAGGCTTAAGTGTCTGCTTGTCAAATAGTAACTTTTAGCAAAGATGAAAATAGCAAGGGGGAAAGAGATTGACAGATTATGAAACTGGAGGGGTCAAAATGAGActacaattaaaatgtaaagaagtaTATTAAAAAGTCACTtgtgtagatgcttcactccttcttaaaaagggaacaaaagtattcataggaggggatacgaGAGCAACATTTGGATCAGAGACTaatggaatggccattcagaccctTTCCTTTCCTACATGTGCCCTATATAGACAGCCACCAAGACttggtaagattgatgaagctaagaagagcatgctgacaggaactggatataggtgtctcctgcgagacacagccagatcatgtcaaatacagaggcgaatgctagcagaaaaccactgaactaagaatgggacctctgttggaggaattagagaaagcattgaGAGAGCTGAAAAGGCTTGCagccctataagaacaacaatgccaaccaaccagagctcacaggggctaaaccactacccaaagactgtacatgcaCTGAACTATGCTTCCAgatgcgtatgtagcagaggaaggccttgctaggcaccaatggaaggaccaccccccagtgtaggggaatgtcggggggggatgggggggaggagaacaccctcatagaagaaggggaggggaatgagatagGTGGCTTATGTGCagcaaaccgggaaagggaatacatttgaaatgtaaataaaaaaaatccaataagagaaaaaagtcatttgtctaatttcttatcttcttttttaGTGTTATTTCACTTTGAAATTTAATATCTATCGAAAACATTAATGACAAGGTCATTTTGAAAATTAGTTGATTTAGAAATGACAATTAATTGAGTACTTCatcatttcagaaaatattttatgcccAAGGCCGAGGGTTTGAACGCCGGACCACCAGATGCCACACTTCTTCCCTCTCTAGTCCAGAAAACAAGGAGCAAGCCCAACAGTTCCAAGTGAGTTCTCAACCTTGGCTTGATACCAAATCAGCAAAATCACTGTACTGGCTTTGTCACGCACTTACATTGCTTTTATTCTACTACACCATAATGGGAGATTATTCTATTACACCATAATAGGACATGGCTATCATACTGGCAGAAAAATAGATAATGAATATGAAATCATAGAACAATctccttgaaaaataaatataaaatcattgcTAAGTAACATTATAGCAGATCTGTACATTCAGAAAACCAATTCTACCAATGCCTTGTCCATGAAATCTTACTATTCGGTAAGTATGTTCTGTTTGAGCCAAATCTGAACTCATAGTTAAATATTgtactaatatatatgtatatatgtgataagTATATATACCTATGAAGTACTAATAGTGTTGTTGTGTTCATCATATGTTATACTGGATCATATGTTGACATAATTTAACATTACCAAAACTATACTATCTACTCTTGTTATTTATGTCTCCTTTGGATCTACATCTGCTTCTTTATATATGTGTCCATTATACTAAGGTCTCTCTACCTTTACCCATGTCACTACTGATGTTATGTTGACTCTGACTAATAATGGTTATTATCTCTCACTTAAGATCCCCTTCATGAAGCAACTTAAGTGTTTTACAATGTGCATTATCACATATCTAAAATGTCCCCATAGATATAATCAACATCTTGTTTTCCTTAATATTATCAGCATTTGGTATATCTACAtccttattaataataattaataataatataaagtaaaaataggaAGTCTAGGAAGAAATGACAGTTGCACAGAGTTACTGCTTCACtagaaaatttataaaacattcttctGATATTTCTGAATTTAATCATATAAAAATTCTATAACATGAGGACAGGGCCTAAAGTTTAAACTTATAAAATGTGTACCATCAAAACAATGTTCTCAACATGTATATGAATGACCAAAGGAACGCTGCTTGAATAAAATCTGCCTGTATTTAATAATATTGTATTCCTTTATTCTAATGGAATTGTTCAATTGTGGTTGCTTAGCTGGAAGTACTACTGGGGTTGTCACACAGCCTATTGCAAGCCTGGCTCAACCCTCTGCACCATCTGTGGGCTGAAATGTCTGACAGGCTAGGATCCACTCCTCCTACCCTCTACAAGGCCTTGATGCTTAAGGAATCAAACATAAAGCTCCTGGATGCCATAAAGAATATTGCCAAAAAGGTAAACAACTTGCTgactttctctgtatttcttataCATGAATAGGCTAACCATGGGGTCTTAGTTTGAGTTTCATTGTtgtgacaagacaccatgaccaaggcaactttcataaaagaaaatatttaacttaggctggcttacagtttcaaagattCAATCCAGTCTCTTCATGTTGGGAAGCATAGCCACATAAAGACAGATATGCCACTGGAGGAgacaagaattctacatcttgatctaattGTAGTGAGGAAAGATTGTCCTCTGTAGGCAGTCAGGAGGTCTCATTCCACATTGGGCAGtttcccaaagcccaccccacagtagcacactttctccaacaaaggcGTGCCTGTTCCAACAGGGCAGTACGTCAGTTAGTCATTTGATATAAGTTGATTTCAAATtgacatcctaatagtgccatttcctgggctAAGGATATTAAAATTACCACAATGGATAATGACAAATGAATCTTGAAAGACGTTCTCttgtaacaacaataacaacaaaaaaatgggaAGGATATATCCAATTAAGTGAGTATCTTTTCTACTAATGTAAACAATACCCAACCTATTCAAAGTCACTTTACTTCCCAGGGACCTCCAATGTAAACTCCTGCTCCACACAGTGATTTGGAAAGCACATATATgtaaagaaagacaaatgtgtaaCTATCCCAGCAGATTTTATTAGAGTAAAGGCTGAACTACCTATATCATAACACACCAATTTTAATCTTCATTGAGTGTAAATATTTGTCCAAATACATTGTATGGACTacttatttgttaaaaaaaaaagaagagtcgTGTAGTGTCTGAATCTATAAAACATAAAAGACAAGTCAGGAACAATATGAAGAACTAAAGGTCAATAATTACCAGAATGTATGCTAGCCATTCCATGCTCCTTGATATCAAATTACTAATTTCCCACTGTCTGCTCCTATGCTGTGTGAGACTTTACTGAAggagacacaagaaagaaaacccatGATAGACCAAAGTAAAAACTACACTGAAGTCCCAATTGTTGAAACAATGAGTTTTTAATAGAGTTCTAACAGGAATATGGTTGAGAGTTACTTG is a window of Rattus rattus isolate New Zealand chromosome 14, Rrattus_CSIRO_v1, whole genome shotgun sequence DNA encoding:
- the LOC116883708 gene encoding prolactin-4A1 codes for the protein MHLSLSQQWSSWTVLLLLVSNLLLWENTASAMRAKLLNVHNYTSYGDTWNQAIKISQDMNQYISDLSTHVKIFYAQGRGFERRTTRCHTSSLSSPENKEQAQQFQLEVLLGLSHSLLQAWLNPLHHLWAEMSDRLGSTPPTLYKALMLKESNIKLLDAIKNIAKKGNFEIKEKANYTAWSELGFLQSPNRDTRYFAFYNLFHCLKKDSNNVEMYLKLLKCRLIRSKC